cttgaagcccaaggtcgctggcttgagtccaaggtcactagctagagcaaggggtcactcactctgctgtagccccctggtcaaagcacatatgagaaagcaatcaatgaacaattaaggtgccacaacaaaagaattggtgcttctcatctctctcccttcctgtctgtctgttcctatctgtccctctctgattctgtctctgtcaaaaaataaaaaataaaaaatatatatatatatacacacacatatatatattatttattaatttctaacaCAGCACATTTTTCACTTACCTTAAGATCTCTATGAATTAAGTTTTTTGAATGTAAATAATTCACTCCTACTactatttgtttaaataattcCAAAGACAagcatttgtttggttctttGTCTCTTCTGTTGTCAATCCATTGTTCCAATGTCCCTTTATCACAGAATTCCATTTGGATGAAAAGGCACTCAATTGATCTGGATATaaaagtcacagaaaaagaacaataaaaataaatatataaaaaatacatttcctttctaaaattataCCTTCTTAAGTGTAAAATATGTCTGAAaacaaatctaaataaataatttaaatcaaaatataataaaccatttatatctatttttggtggggtttttttgaagtaagaagtgggcaggcagagagacagactcccgcatgcttcccgaccaggatccacccagcatgcccactagggggcgatgctctgcccacctggagcattgctccattgcaactagagccattatagcacctgaagcagaggccatgacgccatcctcagtgcccaggccaactttgctccaatggagccttggctgcaggaggggaaaagagagagagggagaaaaaagagggggaaggttggagaagtagAAGAGTGCTTCTCTTTTGttccttggccaggaatcaaacccaggacttccacacgccaggctgatgctctaccactgagccaactggcctgggcggCCATTTATTTAAGTTCCCTGATGTCCACAGTTTTATTTGTTTAGCTAATTTATGAAGTCTAACcctgtctattcttttttttttttttttgtatctttctgaagctggaaacggggatagacagtcagactcccacatgcgcccgaccaggatccacccggcacgcccaccagggggcgacgctctgcccaccagggggtgatgctctgcccctccggggcgtcgctctgtcgcgaccagagccactctagcacctggggcagaggccaaggagccagcgccagcgcctgggccatctttgctccaatggagccttggctgcgggaggggaagagagagacagagaggaaggagagggggaggggtggagaagcagataggcgcctctcctgtgtgccctggccgggaatcgaacccgggacctctgcatgccaggccgacactctaccactgagccaaccggccagggccaccctgtCTATTCTTTAGTGCTGAAGGTCCCTGATTAACTTTCTAAAAAATAGGAATGAAAACTATACAACAGAATTGCAGAAAaccaaatttattattattattttttttgtgacagagacagctagagccagacagacaggaagggagagagatgagcagcatcaattctttgttgcggcaccttagctgttaattgattgcttcctcatatgtgccctgacgaggggagggagggcactacagtagactgagtgaccccttgctcaagccagtgaccttgggctcaagctggtgagccttgctcaaaccagatgtgcctgtactgaagctggtggcctcagggtttctaacctgggtcctccacatcccagtctgacactctatccactgtgctactgcctggtcaggcccaaattttagtattatataaagtaattttaaaatattttaattcaccaTCAATCTACTGAGCATCTATTTTGTAAAAGGCACAGATCAGGTACCTAGAGATGAGAAAATGAGTTAGACACTACCCTTGCTGTCATGGggatgacattttaaaagagagCGGTAAAGGAAAAACAGACCTACAATAATAGCACAAGGATTGGTACTCGAAAAGATATGCCAACAAATTGCTATGAGATATAAGTGGGAGGACTGGTTTTGCTAACcatgttttgttatttgttttttctgaaataagtTGGCCtcattaatttatattctttgaacatatgttggCTAGAAAATAGAAAGAGGTAGCCAAGAATctgcataaaaatgaaatccTATGTGCTGACAGTCAAGAACTCCTGAAACGGATGACAATGTTCTCAGTACACGGGATGGAGACTGGACTGGTGTCAGGAGATGATTAATGATCAGGCCCACAATTGCCTCAGGATTGCAGTGACCAAGGAACGTCCCCAAGAAACACTGGGTGAGTTTGAAAGCAGTGCCAGCTCGTTAGAACCGTCCAGCCCTTTGGCAGCGCATGACCTGAGACAAAACGTAACCGGTGCAAGGGGAGGTGCCCCATCACAGCTCATggtcttaaaattattttcactacCATAACCAGTTTCGGTGCCGTTGCATTTGAAAGAGGCCCCTTGACTGCATTCTACCAATCAAGGGcccgagagaggaagagacaagtGCTGGCAGCTGAGGAGGGCCCTCCAGCTGCAGCATCTACGAGCTGTTCACTTCCTTCTCAAGACAGCACTTACAGCCTACACCGAAGTCGGGGCATATGAGCCACGTGTCCAAGAAACAACGGAGTCAGAAAAGCTAAACCAAAGATTCTGAAAAACAGCTGAGgacagggaaaaaatatttgaaaataagtttGAAGCAAGGAGATTATTCATTGTCTTCTTTTCTGCAGAATGGAGACATAACTGTCCCAAACAGTGTTTGTGGTTGtggttattaaatttattaataaatggcCTTATTCAATGGCCCACACATACTCAATGACAGTTTCCACCATTATGGCTATGAGAATTTCTTTTTAGTTACCTTTTTTTGCCGCTTTCATCATAAATATCATCAATGCCACTCCAACTATGATAGTAGCGAACAATATTGTCATGAAAAAGGTCTGTCAAAACACTTGCTTCCCGTAGtaccttttcttcatttctgaaaagaaacaggaagcataAAGGGTCCGTATACATCCTGATAATAATAAAACACCTCCTTTATTAAACAGTTGCCATGGTTCCCGCACCCAAGTTTTAGAATGAAACCCAGGACCACTGAAAAGGAAaactgaacaaaaggaaaaaaacagccaTTTTCATTctcaacataaaagaaaaaaaacagtgacTTAAACTATCCCAAACATCAGGCAATTTAAAAGTCATTGGTAGTAGTCTCTGAAATGCCCATGATACAAGTTTTGGTAGCTAATTCACACATTACGTTTTGGTTAGACTTGTGTTGAAGTCACTCTGAATATCATCAACAAACCCTACATGGGCAGCAAGGGTAGGTAACCCAGGCAGCAGGAAGCGCCGAGTTCAGAATTTTCAGTGTGTGGCAAAGACACACAAGGGAGAGGGTCTATGTAGACTTCACTGTGCGGGTACAGGAGCTTGACAAGGGTATGTAGTCAAGAGTTAAGACAATTCTATGCTAAAAGGATGAAACAAATTTGAAATGTCAAGGATGAGAAAAGATCAACAAAGACTGTACgacttaagtttttaatttgacaaATTATTTACATGACATACAAtttgtaaaaatgaagaaaaagttacTCGTGTAAATGATGATCCTAGCACAATCAGTTGTTATTTTGGGTTAtttcttattgtttcttttatatatgtttttatatatttgtaattaCAGTATGTAATTTTTACTCTGTTTTCATGTTATCTTTACAATTTTCCTTGTGGTTTTGCAATCTGCATAACCAGTGTTTATGTAATTGATtagttccctcccttcctcccctccgtccctccttctctccatcctttctttttttcagagaagcagagagagagagagaggaacattaagTTTTTCCTGTCTTTGCCCTGAcaagggaattgaaccagcaatctccgTTCTCTGGGAcgaccgagctatctggccagggcttaattttttttagagatagagagaggaagagagagaggtgagagaaaaggaagcattcatttgctgttccagcgtcatgcattcattggttgttaaCCAGGGTAGAGTAAGATCATTTTAGAATAAGCCAAATTCTTGATGGTAGAATaacatttttaaggatgactggaaaaaagtaaataatatactACTGAAGAtgacaaacataaaaatattaatgcaatTCAACGTAccatctcatttaaaataataaaacatttactaCTTACTTTTTATCATATTTAACACGTTTAATAACAAAAGTCTTCCCAATCACGTTCTGTTTTGCTTTGAAAACATGGCCATATGCACCTGAACCAATTGGTCTTATTTCTGAAAAATCCTCGACAAACCTTAAAAGATAAATGCCACTGTTATTCTGAGGTTCGGTGCTAGCTGGCCCCCACACTTCTGCTTTCCCTTAAGGTCACTATTGAAATGGACTGTATAACAAACATGACTCTCCCCTTCTGAGTAAGAAGGGCCCACTTCAGAGAAACCCTTGAATCACAGAGGATagttcctcccccacttcctcccagTATACCAGACCACCCCTAGTAGTCACAGTCAACTCCTGGCTGTATAACagccatgataaaaaaaaaaatttatcacaaGTACAGAACTGTAGAAAGAAACACCATGCTGTGCTCCACAGCTGCCACCAAGCTATTGTAAGAGAAATGAGTGGGTGCTCTGGGCCCGCTAGGCTTGCAGGCCCCACCTTCTATCATGAAGCCCTGTCAGTTCTACCCCTAAAGCACATCAGCGGGGTCTGCCCACTTTCCCCATCTCTGACATCTTTGCCCCAGTTCCAGCTTCCATCAGGCTCCTGCGGGACCTTGCTGGACACTCCGCTTCCTCCATCTCCACTTGTACACATGATCCACACAGCAACCATGGGATAAAAACTGAGCCTGATCATGTCTCTATTGCCTAACTGCCCATCGCCTAGCTTTGCATTCAGCAAGAAACAGAGAGCCCTTCAATGGCCTCCAAGTAGCCACGCGGTTtggcccctgcctccctctccggCTTGTCCCCGGCACAGTGCCCAGGTTCACTGGACTTCCAGCGCACAaccttccctctgctccctgaaCACTCGCCTCACCTGGGTCACCAGCACCTTCCTGCAGGCTCTATCTGCTTTTGCAGAGCCCGGAGCCTCCCACCTGCCTGTGCTGCCTCTTTCTTCAGGCCTCTGACCACAGTTTGAATTACAGACTTTTTCATGTAAATTTTCATCCCCACAAAACTCTGAGAGCAGAGGCTGTCCCATTTGTTCTCACTAAAGATCCAATGCCCAGCCCCGTGCCAGCTATATATTAAGTACTTATTCAACATCTATTGATTCTTTATTGGTTTAAAACTCATTTTCAATGCTCCTTTTAGTCAATAGGCCTCTTTTGGGTTTTAttgggggttttttctttttacagagagagtcagagagagggatagatagggacagacaggaaaggagagaaatgagaagtatcaatcattagtttttcgttacaacaccgtcaggggtccccaaactttttatacagggggccagttcactgtccttcagaccattgaagggccgccacatacactgctcctctcactgaccaccaatgaaagaagtgccccttctggaagtgcaggagaagccagataaatggcctcagggggccgcatgcggccagggctggtagtttggggacacctgccttagttgttcattgattgctttctcatatgtgccttgaccctgaggctacagcagagtgagtgaccccttgttcaagccagggaccttgggtccaagctggtgagctttgctcaaaccagatgagcctgcattcaagctggtgaccttggggtctcgaacctggatcctccccatcccagtctgacgctctatccactgtgccaccgcctggtaaagCCTCCtttgttttagatatttttttatattattgtggttttttaaatttattttttaatatatgaggTTGGGTTGATATGGTTCGCCAAACCATaaaggtttcaggtatacaactcaatataacgcCGTCTACACACTGCAACCTAAACATATGATCTACCACTGGAGGAACCCTTTTTTGAAAGTGAAATCTGGAGACTGAAAAACAGATTCAAGTGGCTCTATTCTGATTCCTGCAggagtattttttaaatcctgGTTTATAGAAATATTTGCTCTCAATATTAAAAACTTGCATAGATGTCCGAGAAATCCACACAGTATCACAGAGATCTGCACTAACTACCACCATCCACTGAGACCCGTCTGAACTTGAACTTCACTTCTCCAAGAGACAATGGTCTTTTGTGGGCCTGACTATGCCACACTAATTTAACTGTTCAGGTGGAAAGATAATGCAACCTGTCTGATGTACAACAGTCTCTTATGAAACttttgttgaataaacaaatatatctTTGAGCAAATTCTATTTTACAGTTCCCTCTTACCTGGGGTTGCTAGTATGCTTATTTCCTACTACACCAGGAGAGTCAAATTTAGCTgccaaatttctaaaaataaagagaagaatgtAAAGCTCAAATAAAATTGGAATCAAATATAACTTTTGTTTAGAGTGGGTTTATGCCATGCACTTAGTAGGCTTTCTGTTGAGTCAACATTTGAtaacatttgatatttttcttaccCAAGTTACTACACCATTTCTGCCCTACCCGTTTCTCTGCAGAATAATGCACATCTCTTGAAAATACATCTCAAAGCCCACTTCTAAAATAATGCCCTTAACCAATTACTCTAGCAACACTCCCATAGGCCTTTAGGTCTACAGCGCAGTGTGTGCATACCAAGATTTctctacatatttaaaattatttgtttgtaGATTTGAGGATTTTTGTGATCCTTAACCACACTCTCCGCTTTTAAAACTACTCAAATCAGGGTAAGCAATACTCAACAAACACTGTGGACTTAAAGGACTGACAAAACAAGTCTGAAAGAAAACTTCATTTCAAACCACGGTTCAAGGCATAATGATACTCACATTTTTACCTTCCCCGAATTATTTCTGGGACTGCTCTATAACAAAAGAGAAAGTTTCAAATGAGTAAATCAAGTCTATTgttttttcttgctttacttcgTCCTATACTTCTAGCTGGTTCCTCGACCACATTTCTTTGCCCGTAAGACGAACCAATGTATGTACTCTAATCCAGCCCTGCTTCCCGGTTTACTTGGTTATATCAATGATCTTACCTACAAGAGCAACCAGACAGATATGGCAGGAAGGACAAAAAGGGCAATCTCAGGGCACGTTCTGAAGGAGCAGCGATTCTCCGGGTAGAGAATATGGCTTCCCTGAGGATCCTCTGGCCAGCAGAGCTCAGGGAGAAGCTGTGCATCCCAGTCACTCGCAGTGCTAAGAACAACCCAGATGGAGCCCAGGGATCTGGCTTAAAATGGTTGCCCAACGGTGAATGATCTGACCACCAGTTAAAAACTGCAATGCTCACAGTTGCATTTTTAgcataaataaatagtaatttcaATATTTAGCATAAAAGAGGAGTCTTCAGTATTTCTCTCAAAGATTAATGTCAATAGCTATTTTTTGTTCATATTCACTTTTATTCTGATAaagtttatggatttttttttttaccaatttatttattttttttttttcacttttctgaagctggaaacagggagagacagtcagacagactcccgcatgcgcccgaccgggatccacccggcacgcccaccaggggcgccgctctgcccatcctgggcgtcgccatgttgggaccagagccactctagcacctgaggaagaggccacagagccatccccagcgcccgggccatctttgctccaatggagccttggctgcgggaggggaagagagagacagagaggaaagcgcggcggaggggtggagaagcaaatgggcgcttctcctgtgtgccctggccgggaatcgaacccgggtcctccgcacgctaggccgacgctctaccactgagccaaccggccagggctttttttacCAATTTAAATACAGTGATACTGAGTAGGGAGCATCAGACTAAGATTTCTTGTGCTCCTATCACTCATTGGCCAGCCTCAGTACTGCCTGATGTCTGCACTACGAAGTAATTTAGCCATTCTGGTAGTGAgcaatgtttttttctaatttattcctATTACAAAACAATGTTGTAAAGAACATCTGGATACCTGTTTCTCTGTGCACACATGAATGTTTCTCTAGGAGAAATCCCCAGGAAGGAAACTCCTTGGCACACCCTCAACTTGACTACATGTTGCCAAATTGTTCTCCAAAATGGTTGTGctgatttacatttccaccagcagtgtgtaATAGTTATAACTGGATCACAGCTGTGTCAGCACTTAGTATTGCCAGGTTCAAATTTTGCCAGCCTAATggatttaaaatagcatttaactgttgttttgatttgcattttcctcgttacaatgaagtaaagaatcTTTCATATGCTTCTTGCCTATTTGGGTTATCTCTGCTCTGAACAGTCTGTGCAGTTCATTTGTACACTTTTCTACCGAGTtgcttgtctttttcttattgatttgtagttctTTGCAAATGGGATACATTATCACCATAATAATTATCTGATTTTTAAGtttagttctgattttttttaaaaatggaagcagATCTACATTAATTTTTGAAGTACTgtctagttcaggggtcaggaatctttttggctgagagagccatgaacaccacatattttaaaatgtaattccatgagagccatacaacaacccatgtacttatgcattatccaataaaaatttggtgttgtcccagaggataaCTGTGAttgcctccagccacccacaaccatgaacatgagcagtaggaaataaatggattgtaatatatgagaatgttttatatttttaatatcattttttttattaaagatttgtctgcgagccagatgcagccatcaaaagagccacatctggctcccaagccatgggttcccgacccctggtctagttagTAGAAAATAAGAAGCCAGATCACAGAAATATATGAGAATATAAAGGTTAGTATGGAGAGAAAGATGGGAGTGAAAAGTAAGGAAATTCAACATATGAAGAACAGGGCTgccaaatatatattattatttagtgagagggcaggaaagaaaaatagaaaaattatgttTGGGTACTGaaggtcattttttcttttttgtgacagagacagtgagagagacagagagaggaacagatatggacagagagacaggaagggagagagatgagaaacatcaactcttgaccatggggccatgtctataatcccacgctcaagccagcaaccttgttctcaagctggtgagcctatgctcaagccagggacctcggggttttgaacctgggttttctgcataccagtccaacagtctatccactgtgcagccGCCTGGTCACGCTGAAGgtcatttttacatatatattttttattttatttttcagagacatagaaggataggtagggacagacagacagaaacggagagagatgagaatcagtttttcgttgcgacaccttagttattcattgattgctttctcatatgtgccttgattgtagggctacagcagaccgagtaaccccttgctcgagccagcgaccttgggtccaagctggtgagcttctgctcaaaccagatgagcccgtccgtgctcaagctggcgacctcagggtcttgaacttgggccctccgcatcccagtccgacgctccatccactgcgccactgcctggttaggctgaagGTCATTTTTAAATTAGGGACTGCACAAAGGGGAATAAGATTCACTAGGAAGGTGTAGAGATAAATACTATACCGCAGCAGAtgaacaaaaaatgatagaactgtcactgttttttctttctgattcatTTGCTGATAATCCATTTTCAGATGGTGATTCAGAATCACTAGAAGAAAAGTGAGTAACTATTAGTTTGTGAATTCTGTCTATTTTTTGTTGATAAGTAATTTCTCTAAATTCTCCTTAAACATTTTCATAAACATTTGCTCTTTTGggctgaaatttaaatttctgaaatatCACGGCTGTCTGAACACACTTACGATGTTATCATCGAAGAGTTGCTTCCGTAATCACTGGACCCTGCCGTGGAAGAGCCAAGGGGTCCTGGAACatctttctgaaagaaaaagtGCCCCTCAGGGGTATAAGTGCAACTAACTGACTTCTCCACAGTGGCTCAGTCTCTGTGTACTAACTACCACATTTATTTTCCCACATTTACCAAACTCATAGGCATACACAATTATGAGATTAATACATGGATCATTGGTGGTTCATACAATTGAGGAACTCTTTTGCTATGTGATTGGCTGTCTTGACATCATGTAAGCACAGTCACACCTCAAAGCAATTTcagggaaaattttaaaatacaaaaaaataaatctaaaagcaGCACGTACCattgcttctttttctaattgtaaCTGCTCATATGTAATTTTAGCAGCCGACTGTCTTGCATTCTTTTTAGTAGAACCTACAGCATTACCgtattctttctttccaattatgCAAACACAATGGAATCTAGGAAAAATGGTAGAGAAGATTTATCTAAGTACCAAAAAACAGTAAATCTAATTTATGACTGGAAAAAACACACGCACATCAACACAGGCCTTAATATCAATACTATACTTGTAATAGATTTGTACTTCATGTCtttgtaaaatgtaaatatgCAATATGATGGCTGACTGATGTTTCAGAGTAACCAGAATTGGCTGATATCTCAGCTTGCATTTTCCAACTAACTTCTAACTTTTTGCTGTTTCACTTGAAGATCTGGCATAAAGGCACTAAGCagtgatttttcaaaattctcCATAGGTCAAAAGCTACGATGGTAGAAATGGAGAAAAGATGATCTGGTGAAGTTTTCAGAGATgctcaaatgaaaagaaaaagccagTAGAGAAAATGTGGCTTCTACAGAGGAAACAACGAGGTTACAGAGCTTTGTAGGGAATGGGCGAGGCACGGACGCTGCTCTAACCTCAGCATGTTCTGCCCTCTACTTATGCACACAAAATCCTACGAAAATTCCCATACTGCAAAATCCTCATGCTGAAGTCCACATCATCTTCATATTAATGTGAGGACATTTGGGGTTAGGCAAAGATATTTGGACAATTacttaagaatcttttttttttttgtatttttccgaagttagaagcagggatacagtcaggcaga
The Saccopteryx bilineata isolate mSacBil1 chromosome 3, mSacBil1_pri_phased_curated, whole genome shotgun sequence DNA segment above includes these coding regions:
- the EIF2AK2 gene encoding interferon-induced, double-stranded RNA-activated protein kinase yields the protein MASDLSSGFYIDAINKYRQKNNVKVDYRELCKTGPPHDLRFTFQVIIDGREYPKAEGKSKRDARNAAAKIAIDILNKEKQEVSDLSQLTTDTADDLSSGNYVGLVNSYTQKAKLPVNYQECELDTNGTRRFHCVCIIGKKEYGNAVGSTKKNARQSAAKITYEQLQLEKEAMKDVPGPLGSSTAGSSDYGSNSSMITSDSESPSENGLSANESERKNSDSSIIFCSSAASSPRNNSGKVKINLAAKFDSPGVVGNKHTSNPRFVEDFSEIRPIGSGAYGHVFKAKQNVIGKTFVIKRVKYDKKNEEKVLREASVLTDLFHDNIVRYYHSWSGIDDIYDESGKKRSIECLFIQMEFCDKGTLEQWIDNRRDKEPNKCLSLELFKQIVVGVNYLHSKNLIHRDLKPSNIFLVNNNKIKIGDFGLVTFQKYDEKRTSNRGTPLYMSPEQVSSTDYGNEVDIFALGLILAELLYICPTRSEMRKIFEDLKKGCVPDIFDGKEKSLLQKLLSVDPKKRPTACEILTTLTEWKNVAENKMRNTNTAPF